A part of Solea solea chromosome 8, fSolSol10.1, whole genome shotgun sequence genomic DNA contains:
- the bmpr1ba gene encoding bone morphogenetic protein receptor type-1B, whose translation MPVQGERLKCCLSLCLWSRSSLLLLGLFSLHVPVQGNILDSMLLRASSKEAGESGKETSGSAAPALSSQRLLWCHCYHHCPEDSTNNTCRTDGYCFTLVEEEGGVPVQTAGCLGLVGSEFQCRDTWNSRQRRSLECCTDQDYCNRNLHPTLPPLKPPLYGDGKIHHMALLISVTVCSIILAVIIVFCYFRYKRQESRPLYTIGLEHDETYIPPGESLKDLIEQSQSSGSGSGLPLLVQRTIAKQIQMVKQIGKGRYGEVWMGRWRGEKVAVKVFFTTEEASWFRETEIYQTVLMRHENILGFIAADIKGTGSWTQLYLITDYHENGSLYDYLKSTTLDNKAMLRLAYSSVSGLCHLHTEIFGTQGKPAIAHRDLKSKNILVKRNGTCCIADLGLAVKFISDTNEVDIPPNTRVGTKRYMPPEVLEETLNRSHFQSYIMADMYSFGLILWEIARRCVSGGILEEYQLPYHESVPTDPSYEDMREVVCIKRLRPSFPNRWTSDECLRQMGKLMSECWAHNPASRLTALRVKKTLAKMSESQDIKL comes from the exons gcAACATATTGGACAGCATGCTGCTAAGAGCATCCAGTAAGGAAGCGGGGGAGAGTGGGAAGGAGACGAGTGGCAGCGCAGCCCCGGCCTTGTCCTCCCAAAGACTACTGTGGTGTCACTGTTATCACCACTGTCCAGAAGATTCCACCAACAACACGTGCAG GACTGATGGCTACTGTTTTACcttggtggaggaggagggaggcgtACCGGTCCAGACTGCAGGTTGCCTGGGACTGGTCGGGTCCGAGTTTCAGTGCCGG GACACATGGAACTCGCGTCAGAGAAGATCGCTAGAGTGCTGCACAGACCAGGACTACTGTAACAGGAATCTGCACCCGACACTGCCGCCGCTCAAGCCACCTC TCTATGGAGATGGAAAGATCCACCACATGGCCTTGTTGATCTCAGTCACCGTTTGCAGCATTATACTGGCCGTCATCATCGTCTTCTGCTACTTCAG GTATAAGCGGCAGGAGTCCCGTCCACTGTACACTATTGGTCTAGAGCACGATGAGACGTACATTCCCCCGGGAGAATCGCTGAAGGACCTGATAGAGCAGTCACAAAGCTCTGGCTCAGGATCAGGCCTCCCTCTACTG GTCCAGAGAACGATAGCCAAGCAGATTCAAATGGTGAAGCAGATCGGTAAGGGGAGGTATGGAGAGGTGTGGATGGGCcggtggagaggagagaaggtggCGGTGAAAGTCTTTTTCACCACTGAAGAGGCCAGTTGGTTCAGAGAGACTGAAATCTACCAGACCGTCTTAATGAGACATGAGAACATACTGG GTTTTATTGCCGCCGATATTAAAGGAACTGGCTCTTGGACGCAGCTCTACCTTATCACGGACTACCACGAAAATGGCTCCTTGTACGACTACCTCAAATCAACCACTCTAGACAATAAAGCCATGCTGCGACTGGCCTACTCGTCCGTCTCGGGCCTGTGTCACCTCCACACAGAGATCTTTGGCACCCAGGGAAAACCTGCCATCGCTCACAGAGACCTGAAGAGTAAGAACATCCTGGTGAAAAGGAACGGCACGTGCTGTATCGCTGACCTCGGACTGGCGGTCAAGTTCATCAG TGACACCAACGAGGTCGACATCCCTCCGAACACCAGAGTTGGAACAAAGCGGTACATGCCTCCAGAGGTTCTGGAAGAGACTTTGAACAGAAGTCATTTTCAGTCGTACATCATGGCTGACATGTACAGCTTTGGGCTCATTCTTTGGGAGATCGCTCGGCGTTGTGTCTCAGGAG GAATCCTTGAGGAGTACCAGTTGCCATACCATGAGTCGGTTCCCACAGACCCCTCGTATGAAGACATGAGAGAGGTGGTCTGCATCAAGAGACTACGACCGTCCTTTCCTAATCGATGGACCAGCGACGAG TGCTTGAGACAGATGGGGAAGCTGATGTCAGAATGCTGGGCCCACAACCCGGCCTCACGCCTCACCGCCCTGCGGGTCAAAAAGACACTTGCCAAGATGTCCGAGTCACAGGATATCAAGCTGTGA